In Defluviimonas aquaemixtae, the sequence CGGCATCGCGGGTCCTCCCTCTGTGCCGCACGACTATAGCCGCCATTTCGCCACCGGCTTTGCACGATGCGAAACGAAGTTCGCACTATTCGCAATTGGGGTGACTCTGCCAACGCTCGCGCAGTTTCGCGCTTTGTTTCCCGCCGCCGTACAATCCGCGGCCCCTGCCCGGACTTTCGCCGCGCTTCCGTATCGCGTGCTGGATCCGGGAAATTTCTCAGCCTTTCCATAATTGTTACGCTACACTCGCAAGCATTCGAGTCGGGTTCGGCCGCTTCGGCGGGGGGAACGTGTGCCCGGTTTCCGCACGGCACAGGGATATTGAAAGAGCATGAAGAAGATTACCGTCGTCTCCCCCTGCTTCAACGAGGAGGATAATGTCGAGACCTGCTACCAGACGGTGAAGCAGATCTTCGACCGTGAGCTACCTGACTACGAACGCGAGCATATCTTCGTCGACAACGCCTCGTCCGACCGCACGATCGAGATTCTGCGCGGGATCGCCGAGAACGATCCGGCGGTCAAGGTGGTGGTGAACGCGCGGAACTTCGGTGTTTACAAATCCACCTTCAACGGCCTTCGGCATGCGACGGGCGATGCGACGCTCTGCATGCTGCCCGTCGATCTTCAGGACCCGCCGGAGCACCTTCCGGAATTCGTGAAACTTTGGGAAAGCGGCTACGACGTCGTGGCGGGCGCACGCTCGACGCGTGAAGAAGGGTTCTTCCTGCGTTCCTCCCGCAAGCTCTTCTACCGGATCGTCAATGCGCTGTCGGACTTCGAGCTGTCGCCCGACGTGGGTGAATTCCAGCTCGTCGACCGCAAGGTGCTGAACGCCGTGCTCGCCCATAACGACCACTACCCTTACATCCGCGGCATCATCGCCTCGGTCGGGTTCAAGAAGGTCATCATCCCCTACACGTGGAAGGCGCGGAAGCGCGGCGTCAGCAAGCACAACCTGATGATGCTGATCGACCAGGCGCTGAACGCGATCTTCGCCTTCACCAAGGCGCCGATGCGGTTCTGTACCTTCGCGGGCATCGGCATCGCGGCTTTGTGCATTCTCTTCTCGGTTCTGTCCGTGATCCTCTTCCTCCTCGGCATCGGGGATGCGCCGCGAGGCACGACCACGATCATTGTTGCGCTGTTCTTCCTGTCCGGCATCCAGCTTCTGTTCATCGGGATGCTCGGCGAATACATCACCGCCATCCACAATCAGGTGCGGGGCGGTCCCACGGTGATCGAGAGCGAGCTGATCAATATCGAGCCCGCGGGCGCGCGGGCAGGCTCGGGCGCGAGCGTTACCCAGTTGAGCCCGCGCAAGGTATGACGGGCGGTTCCTCGGCAATGGAGCGGCTTATCGGGCCGATCGCCGCGCTGGCTGCGGTGCTGGCGCTTCTCGGCGCCTACTGGGCGCCAATGCTCCTGCCCGCGTCGGGCGAGGGACCTGTGATCGCGCCCGCAGACCGCTGGATGCTTTGCGTGCTGGCCTTCGCACTTGGCGTCCTGGCCCATTCGATCCGGCGCGAAGCGGCGATGTTCGGCGTGCTCGCCTTCATCTTCCTCCTGGGCGGAGCGGCGCAGCTCTACATGACCGAGCCGCTGTGGTTTCCCTCGCTGAGGCTGAGGCCGACGAATGGACGCGAATGGCTGATGGCCGCGATCATGGGCGTGGAAGCGGTGACGGCACTCTGGGCGCTCAGAAAGCTCGAGATGCCGGCACTCTGGTCGGAGGCGGCCGAGCGGCTCGGAGCGCGGCGGATCGGCGTGTTTCTCGCGCTGACTTTCGCCTTCGCGGTGCCGATCCTGAGCTACATCGCGCGCGGGGCGCTCGCGGCCTATCTCGCACATGTGGCGGCAGGCGCGGTGCTGATCTTGGTCCATTTCGCGCTGCTGCTCGCGATGAGCCAGGTCAAGAGCCCGGTCACGGGGTTGCGCAGGGTGGCGCCGATCATGCCCGCGCTCTTCGCGGTGGGCGCGGGCCTTGCGCTCGCGCAGTTCTCGTTCGAGCGGCTGCCGCATGTCGAGGACGAGGTCGCATACCTTATCCAGGCGAAGACCTTCGCGGGCGGCGCGCTGACGCTGCCGGCCCCGCCCGAAGCGGCGCAGCCGGGGCTTGACTATTATCTTCTCGAGATCAGCGACGGGCGGTGGTATTCGACGTCGCTGCCGGGTTGGCCGGCGCTTCTCGCGGTCGGCCTGATGCTGGGCGTGCCGTGGCTCATCAACCCGCTTCTGGCGGGCATCTCGGTGTTGCTCGCCTATGACATCACCCGACGGAAGGCGGGCCGGGACGAGGCGGATTTCGTCGCGCTGATGATGGCTTCCTCGCCCTGGATCCTTGCGGCGGCGGCCTCGCTCATGCCGCATATGCTGACGCTGACACTACTGCTCGCCGCGTGGTGGCTGATCCTGCGCGCGCCGGTCGGCAGCGCCAAGAGCGGCCGGCGGCTGTTCGGCGCAGGCCTCGCGATGGGCTGGATATTCGCCACCCGGCCGCTCGACGGACTGGTGGTCGGCGGGCTGACGGGTCTGTGGCTCCTGATGGGTGCGGGATCGGGCGGGCGCATTTCGCGGATCACGCCCTATGCCGCCGGCGCCGTGGCGGCCGGCGCGTTGCTTCTCGTGCACAACTGGCACCTCACCGGTTCGCCGCTGACGCTGCCGCTCTCGGCCTATCTCGACCGCCACTGGGCGCCGGGCGCCAATGCCTACGGCTTCGGACCCGACATCGGCCCTCCCGGCGGGTGGGTGTGGCTCGACCTGTGGGCCGGGCACTCGCCGCTCGAGGCGCTTCTGAACACGTTCAACCTGGTCGTGAGCCTGCAGCTCGAGCTTCTGGGCTGGTCGGTGGGGTCGCTGGCGCTTCTCTATGCCTATTTCCTCTGGCAGCGCGAACGGCTCGTGTTCGACGCCGCGATGGTGGTGGTGATCGTAGCCATCGTCTTTGCCCTTTCACTCTACTGGTTCGCCGACAGCTACTATTTCGGGCCGCGCTACTGGTTTCTTGCGGCCTTCCCGCTGCTCTACCTTTCGGCGCGCGGATACGGGGCGCTCAGGCGGATATTCCCCGGCACGAACGAGAGCGGCATCGTCAGGATCGACACGATCCTGGGGCTCTGCTGCCTGTTCGGGCTGTTCGTGTTCACGCCGTGGCGCGGGGTCATGAAGTTCAACGAGTACGAGAATTTCCATTCCACCTACCGCACCGAACTGGCCGCCGGCACCTTCGGCAATGCGGTGGTGATCATCGACGAGCCCGGCGACGAGGGGTCGGCCTTCATCCTCAACGATCCCTGGCTGACCGATCCGGACCGGCCGATCTTTCTCAACGACACCGGCACGCTCGACGAGGACGCGCTGCGCGCCGCTTTCCCCGGGCGAGAGATCATGCGTTTTCGGCCGGACTGGGATCTGCCCGAGGACCGCTAGGCGGGATCGGCGCTGCAATCGTCCCAACTGGTGACGGAGAAGAAGGCGGGGTCGTAAACCTGCGCGTCGTGCAGCCAGGTGACGCGGTCCGCGTCGTAGCGGTTGACATATTCCCAAACGACCTGGCCCGAGCGCGTCACCTCGAAGGCGCGGCCCGACTGTGCCTCGGTGATCATGATGTTGCCGTCGGGCTGGATCTGGTGGGTCGAGCGCTCCGACGAGTAGAAACGCTGGCCGTCGCGCCCGCCATAAAGCGTGGCGGCTGAACCGGAGGCCGGATCGATCCGCCAGATCCGGCTGCCGCCGCCGCGGTCGCCATCGAGGCTCTGGTCCGAATGGTTGTCGAAGACGGTGATTGTGCCGCCGGGCTGAAAGTCGGGATCATGCTGGCGGATGAAGGGGCCGACGCGGTACCATTTGACCTTCGTGACCTCCGCATCCGTCACCACGATCATGTTGCGGTTCCTGAGCGACAGCATCAGGTCGCCCGCCTCGAACATCGGGAAGTCTGGCGCGAGTTCGGGCGACAGCTCCTCGACCTCGTTGAGGTGGAACTCGCCGTTCACACGGGTCCCGAAGAAGCCGGTGGCGGTCAGCTGCGCCTCCATCCCGTTCTCGATAAAGAGGTCGGTCAGCGGCTTTTCGAACAGCTTCTCGCCCTCGGCGTCGTATTTGAAGACGAGGTCTTCCCAGTAGGGGCCGGAGAAGGGCCACGGCACCTCGCTGTTCGGCTTGTCGACGTAGCGCCCGCCGGAGACGACCACGCCG encodes:
- a CDS encoding glycosyltransferase family 2 protein; the encoded protein is MKKITVVSPCFNEEDNVETCYQTVKQIFDRELPDYEREHIFVDNASSDRTIEILRGIAENDPAVKVVVNARNFGVYKSTFNGLRHATGDATLCMLPVDLQDPPEHLPEFVKLWESGYDVVAGARSTREEGFFLRSSRKLFYRIVNALSDFELSPDVGEFQLVDRKVLNAVLAHNDHYPYIRGIIASVGFKKVIIPYTWKARKRGVSKHNLMMLIDQALNAIFAFTKAPMRFCTFAGIGIAALCILFSVLSVILFLLGIGDAPRGTTTIIVALFFLSGIQLLFIGMLGEYITAIHNQVRGGPTVIESELINIEPAGARAGSGASVTQLSPRKV
- a CDS encoding glycosyltransferase family 39 protein, with translation MTGGSSAMERLIGPIAALAAVLALLGAYWAPMLLPASGEGPVIAPADRWMLCVLAFALGVLAHSIRREAAMFGVLAFIFLLGGAAQLYMTEPLWFPSLRLRPTNGREWLMAAIMGVEAVTALWALRKLEMPALWSEAAERLGARRIGVFLALTFAFAVPILSYIARGALAAYLAHVAAGAVLILVHFALLLAMSQVKSPVTGLRRVAPIMPALFAVGAGLALAQFSFERLPHVEDEVAYLIQAKTFAGGALTLPAPPEAAQPGLDYYLLEISDGRWYSTSLPGWPALLAVGLMLGVPWLINPLLAGISVLLAYDITRRKAGRDEADFVALMMASSPWILAAAASLMPHMLTLTLLLAAWWLILRAPVGSAKSGRRLFGAGLAMGWIFATRPLDGLVVGGLTGLWLLMGAGSGGRISRITPYAAGAVAAGALLLVHNWHLTGSPLTLPLSAYLDRHWAPGANAYGFGPDIGPPGGWVWLDLWAGHSPLEALLNTFNLVVSLQLELLGWSVGSLALLYAYFLWQRERLVFDAAMVVVIVAIVFALSLYWFADSYYFGPRYWFLAAFPLLYLSARGYGALRRIFPGTNESGIVRIDTILGLCCLFGLFVFTPWRGVMKFNEYENFHSTYRTELAAGTFGNAVVIIDEPGDEGSAFILNDPWLTDPDRPIFLNDTGTLDEDALRAAFPGREIMRFRPDWDLPEDR
- a CDS encoding arylsulfotransferase family protein, which codes for MDKAKLFFILGAGALVIGGTFTAGLYSAVRENAAYRVVWGTLDEAKTLYEELPNLRGTEPIHFLEPARYEGSGVTVNTAGKDDLILLSGFIDGNNRARLIRRDGTVVNEWELSAHELFSDTSFFRDNPQTDWNAITHGTIITPKGDIVFSFESGGMARLDRCGRPLWTTPDVINHHSPNWLSDGGVVVSGGRYVDKPNSEVPWPFSGPYWEDLVFKYDAEGEKLFEKPLTDLFIENGMEAQLTATGFFGTRVNGEFHLNEVEELSPELAPDFPMFEAGDLMLSLRNRNMIVVTDAEVTKVKWYRVGPFIRQHDPDFQPGGTITVFDNHSDQSLDGDRGGGSRIWRIDPASGSAATLYGGRDGQRFYSSERSTHQIQPDGNIMITEAQSGRAFEVTRSGQVVWEYVNRYDADRVTWLHDAQVYDPAFFSVTSWDDCSADPA